Proteins encoded by one window of Cloeon dipterum chromosome 4, ieCloDipt1.1, whole genome shotgun sequence:
- the sev gene encoding proto-oncogene tyrosine-protein kinase ROS isoform X2 yields MRRPRTTTHHCYANYPPIKCEMALCWRLMSSLVLLLLWTICTCHGLIVDTTISETCILHFQQNKSGVTTDAECGDQCYDKEINRGCSAWTQAKRSSCRHACHGTQDLLPPRELFCVMSCNYALNQYFQHLKDELGYPSTPALVADSLDSTSLSLEWNGVGQTDTLYGIQWKYEEVPSSRWTYCCNQTMLPGTSRTIDNLVPYTKYRFRVAALVSNHSVFPQMVQFSEPSVVIGTKAAGLPASEPQMDIPVVNNEEPKNYLWQNVPPGRDYSVSVAARNWEGEGPATTANVSTPKEPEVYAGENAQVLLCTEDAIYKLELDIIGDMTKVYQSRNKILGCAVHLRHKIIFFSDMSGSVFRLPLMDQSEPMLVVGRAVLGFEPTSLSVDWLNGALFIVGEADQAKWCISKCSLDGQGLTVTLAGLHSIPRQLQVDPYNGYMFWIMSNEQGDDGLYRLDLTEPSNGVRHGTKPEIIIDNAKIGAYTVDHAGLRLFVADERQNTIFSVSLDGKEKSNIRQKTQEAEFKKVISLVAVNGLFFWTDGSRIKGEEHNPVDKLYFHHIFPHETSTKQFCMLSLSQPSQRMPVPVNPPNSLQAIFGYNTAKLAWQAPHLVAGQGKGAWQNWSYEVQVTNETDGSISTIRNIPSTSLTLSPIQPFTHYTFRVGAYTSSGRGPWSSEFHGRSFRAPKPGQKEVTIVWGTEEGLVQTDTTGDNLETLVHSDLLRDLNTALFVTTVAWFKDMLYFSTNSSKTMWFNTTSKEHGLVAGVDSAGSIAVDWLGKRLYWSNPKQSMIKRCGLNGEDPEPLPIFEVAKEIHVDSLNAYIYWSTSYTVASSRLNGQNKTVYYSAQLFSGMQVMGITLDTERSVIFWIVRSNDGSMLYKAPMSLSNQKDVRPKVIEPERAISIANPIVQGPLCYFSDHLLWLQDGNVAVISDTSGGGAAIISDSRLSGLYVVAIIDRSTQHHPKDVTEINVIPRPVDQSSINFSGATDNVSLSWDHVKNVNYGKVFYEVKITNIRSKTQYLFDTEFNWVHLGSVAPSYTPMRINIRAYTYWGSSPREAPLTIFTPAAAPSAPQSPRVFVSLHRPSPVSTNVTVKVIFRWKPPLEPNGVILSYRLRICKWLDPGDNDQECENIHLESHIFEYAMHHLLTYMEYNLQIWASTDAGEGNGSEVVWLDTSVEKPVPQLLVVRKEEITVLDLDTLNTSYAITLRDSVSAVTYLASDEVIFWLSKEGREISSCRINCSNPSKVHQLVNPGSNLVVDWVARKLYWSEQLITESQIWSMNLDNVKASKFLVRPGAISGLQVSPHSNEIFWVEDNGQDVKIMQSSLSSPEGTTFLSNESNCNCPKIYMPGRPLALDVATKNLIWTDELKGEIWSSDLDGCNCELLASQNMTNGLIVSSLSSDTENVYWLIARDGRAFSSPKTAIVVNDGASHESQNFTLVANQGVGLITAIGSYLQPFPEPDCLKLPPDVTQQVVPKLSSSTSHSLTLLLPIWESIGVEEHCGGTSQSSSHFVIYYYQTSCEEDTPSACYVQSLESCKYMETYETAVTIENLEPFSCYGIFLAASNHYTVISNEPPIFGSPLIFKTDEGAPSEAKDVRLQMLSPWSIRVSWSPPLNIRSRSIKYDVLWSTDGTGFTPRQFGELPVDSSEQYGSIYSAILDKLLPSQLYQIKVRASSKMNHHLRSETPPTEVKTLPEPGDIQLVNADTDNLIVSWDSALPESVAGYMKMRYSMQFAKLGGNMWQIINESSPGQFVARNLAPKSSYQFRLKLWYTESGQPVTWPQDSRFSFETLVDRPSAPGLPYVTFLPVGKHQVLWQPSKSNGADIEMYILEGKEVEQQRSASKTSATEGQWSRLYNGTENRWLGDLQQNTKYVFRVQAYNAYGCSNWSQVSNLFDTAESAKMSGGSANPIGILSFGLPLLMALCLCTISLIAVFICVCPKRKSKRMPSPIVPISRHNPDVELATLRETPRGSSGLPVMQHTNALYISSYSLSESAGESTEDNLLSSGDLEIAALQHIRRDQIKLTCFLGSGAFGEVYEGEAIELPGGQEKVAVKTLKKGATEHEKREFLKEAQLMSNFRHEHILQMLGVCLDKESNFIVMELMEGGDLLNFLRTSRPLTRSGEMTMIDLVSMAVDVARGCRYLEEMRYVHRDLACRNCLVSFAGANRVVKIGDFGLARDVYKNDYYRKESEGLLPVRWMSPESLLDRVFTTQSDVWAFGVIMWEILTMGQQPYPARTNQEVFNYVTEGGRLNRPTNCPDEMHSLMVRCWHTSPKCRPTFKNCLDILEELKVKVEENPAPLAMSDTFGDPSAVDGRCNLQHPAVVYLPPESKSSSAASTDTGKYLRVVSPSHSTEFDPTKDSDGYVTPCMLPSGLQSKLNRSLAAGEQSQEERLLANKYYLVLEGHLQTSS; encoded by the exons ATGCGACGCCCGAGGACGACGACACATCATTGTTATGCGAATTATCCTCCAATTAAGTGCGAAATGGCCCTGTGCTGGCGATTGATGTCATCGCTGGTGCTACTGCTCTTGTGGACGATCTGCACGTGCCACGGCCTCATCGTTGACACCACCATCAGCGAAACTTGCATTCTGCACTTCCAACAG AACAAAAGTGGGGTCACGACTGACGCCGAATGTGGTGACCAGTGCTATGATAAGGAG ATAAACCGTGGTTGCTCGGCGTGGACACAAGCCAAGAGATCAAGCTGCCGACATGCGTGTCATGGTACTCAGGACCTTTTGCCACCTCGGGAACTCTTCTGCGTCATGAGCTGCAATTACGCTCTGAATCAGTATTTTCAGCATCTCAAAG ATGAATTGGGCTACCCCTCCACTCCAGCCCTGGTTGCTGATTCCCTTGATTCTACTTCCCTGAGTCTTGAGTGGAATGGCGTTGGCCAAACGGACACATTGTACGGCATTCAGTGGAAGTATGAAGAGGTACCGTCTTCAAGATGGACCTACTGCTGCAACCAAACAATGCTACCAGGCACAAGCAGAACAATTGACAACTTGGTTCCGTACACCAAGTACAGG tTTCGAGTGGCAGCTTTGGTGTCAAACCATTCAGTCTTCCCACAGATGGTGCAGTTTTCTGAACCAAGCGTAGTGATTGGAACCAAAGCGGCGGGGCTGCCTGCATCGGAACCTCAAATG GATATACCTGTGGTAAATAATGAGGAACCCAAAAACTACTTGTGGCAAAATGTACCCCCTGGCCGTGACTACTCTGTCAGTGTTGCTGCTAGAAATTGGGAAGGGGAAGGGCCGGCCACCACCGCCAATGTTTCAACCCCAAAGGAACCtgaag TTTATGCTGGTGAAAATGCTCAAGTGCTATTGTGCACAGAAGACGCTATTTACAAACTGGAGCTAGATATCATCGGAGATATGACTAAGGTTTATCAATCaaggaacaaaattttgg GCTGTGCTGTCCATTTGCGTCACAAGATCATTTTCTTCTCGGACATGAGTGGCTCGGTTTTCCGTCTTCCACTCATGGACCAGTCAGAACCGATGCTTGTTGTTGGCCGTGCTGTGCTTGGGTTTGAGCCAACATCTTTGAGCGTGGACTGGCTGAATGGCGCTCTTTTCATTGTTGGGGAGGCTGACCAAGCTAAGTGGTGCATTTCAAAGTGCTCCTTGGATGGCCAGGGATTGACAGTCACCCTTGCTGGCCTCCACTCAATACCACGACAGCTTCAAGTGGATCCTTACAATGG TTATATGTTTTGGATCATGAGCAATGAACAAGGAGATGATGGACTGTACCGGTTGGACCTCACAGAACCTAGCAATGGAGTGAGACATGGGACAAAGCCCGAAATTATCATTGATAATGCAAAGATTGGAGCTTACACTGTTGACCATGCTGGTCTCAGACTATTTGTCGCTGATGAAAGGCAGAACACTATATTTTCGGTGTCTCTTGATGG CAAGGAAAAGTCCAACATAAGACAGAAAACGCAAGAGGCTGAATTCAAAAAGGTCATTTCGCTGGTGGCCGTCAATGGTCTGTTCTTCTGGACCGATGGCTCTCGCATCAAGGGGGAAGAGCACAACCCAGTCGACAAGCTATACTTCCACCACATCTTTCCCCATGAGACTTCCACCAAACAGTTCTGCATGCTCAGTCTATCGCAACCATCACAGCGAATGCCTGTCCCTGTAAACCCACCTAATTCTCTCCAGGCAATTTTTGGCTATAACACTGCGAAGCTGGCCTGGCAAGCTCCACATCTTGTTGCTGGACAAG GGAAAGGTGCTTGGCAGAACTGGTCGTATGAAGTGCAAGTCACAAATGAAACTGATGGCTCAATCAGCACAATCCGCAATATTCCATCCACCTCGCTGACTCTCTCCCCTATTCAACCCTTCACCCACTACACCTTCAGGGTTGGTGCTTACACATCCTCAGGAAGAGGACCCTGGTCGAGTGAGTTCCATGGCAGGTCCTTCAGGGCACCTAAACCTGGCCAAAAAGAGGTCACCATTGTTTGGGGCACTGAAGAAGGACTTGTCCAAACTGACACAACTGGCGACAACCTGGAAACCCTAGTACACTCTGATTTGCTCAGG GATCTTAACACAGCTCTATTCGTGACAACGGTGGCTTGGTTCAAGGATATGTTGTACTTTTCTACAAACTCCTCCAAAACCATGTGGTTCAACACAACTTCCAAGGAGCACGGTCTTGTCGCTGGAGTTGATTCTGCTGGCAGTATTGCTGTTGACTGGCTTGGGAAGCGGTTGTACTGGTCAAACCCTAAACAGTCTAtg ATTAAGCGTTGTGGCCTGAACGGAGAAGACCCTGAACCTCTTCCAATTTTTGAAGTGGCTAAGGAAATTCACGTTGATTCCCTCAACGCGTATATTTACTGGTCGACCAGCTACACTGTGGCCAGTTCAAGACTCAATGGCCAAAACAAGACCGTTTACTATTCAGCGCAACTTTTCAGTGGAATGCAAG tcATGGGAATCACTCTGGACACAGAGCGCAGTGTGATATTTTGGATCGTCAGGAGCAATGACGGCTCCATGCTGTATAAGGCACCCATGTCTTTAAGCAACCAGAAGGATGTGAGGCCTAAGGTCATTGAACCAGAGCGGGCAATTAGTATCGCCAACCCAATTGTGCAAG GGCCTCTCTGTTATTTTAGTGACCATCTTCTGTGGCTTCAAGATGGAAACGTTGCAGTAATTTCTGACACCAGTGGTGGAGGAGCGGCAATCATCTCAGACTCGCGCCTTTCAGGACTTTACGTGGTTGCCATTATAGATCGCAGTACTCAGCACCATCCAAAAG atGTCACTGAAATAAATGTGATTCCAAGACCAGTAGACCagtcttcaattaatttttctggtgCCACTGACAATGTCAGCCTCAGCTGGGATCACGTGAAAAATGTGAACTATGGCAAAGTGTTTTATGAAGTCAAAATTACCAACATAAGAAGTAAAACCCAATACCTG TTTGACACTGAGTTCAATTGGGTTCACCTTGGCTCAGTGGCTCCCTCATATACACCAATGAGGATTAACATCAGGGCCTACACATACTGGGGTTCCTCTCCAAGGGAGGCCCCCCTCACAATATTCACTCCAGCTGCTGCTCCTTCAGCGCCTCAATCACCAAGAGTCTTTGTTTCCCTTCATAGACCATCACCTGTGAGCACAAATGTTACGGTCAAAGTAATCTTCAGGTGGAAACCCCCACTAGAGCCAAATGGTGTGATCCTAAGCTACCGTCTGAGAATTTGCAAATGGCTTGATCCTGGTGATAATGATCAGGAATGTGAAAACATCCATCTTGAAAGCCACATATTTGAATATGCCATGCACCACTTGCTCACATATATGGAATACAATTTGCAG ATTTGGGCCAGCACTGACGCAGGAGAAGGAAATGGAAGTGAAGTTGTTTGGCTAGACACAAGTGTTGAGAAGCCTGTGCCGCAACTTCTGGTGGTCAGGAAGGAAGAAATTACTGTCCTTGATCTGGACACGTTAAATACCTCTTATGCCATTACCTTGAGAGATTCCGTGTCAGCCGTGACCTACTTAGCTTCAGATGAAGTTATCTTTTGGCTCAGCAAAGAGGGCAGGGAGATCAGTAGCTGCAGAATTAACTGCAGTAACCCAAGCAAG GTACATCAACTTGTAAACCCTGGGTCGAACCTGGTGGTGGATTGGGTGGCTCGGAAATTGTACTGGTCGGAACAGCTCATAACTGAATCTCAAATTTGGTCTATGAACTTGGATAATGTAAAAGCATCCAAGTTTTTGGTCCGGCCTGGTGCCATATCTGGGCTGCAGGTTTCACCTCATTCAAA TGAGATCTTTTGGGTCGAGGACAATGGTCAAGATGTGAAAATCATGCAAAGTAGCCTGAGCAGCCCAGAAGGAACAACTTTCTTGTCCAATGAAAGCAACTGCAACTGCCCCAAAATCTATATGCCAGGTCGCCCTTTGGCCCTTGATGTCGCGACAAAGAATCTAATATGGACAGACGAATTGAAAGGCGAAATTTGGTCCTCTGACTTGGATGGCTGCAATTGTGAATTGCTGGCAAGCCAAAACATGACtaatg GCCTCATAGTCAGTTCCTTAAGCTCGGACACAGAAAACGTTTATTGGCTAATTGCCAGAGATGGAAGGGCCTTCTCATCACCCAAGACTGCCATTGTTGTCAATGACGGTGCTTCACATGAGAGTCAAAACTTTACATTGGTTGCCAACCAAGGCGTTGGTCTTATAACTGCCATTGGATCTTACCTGCAACCCTTCCCAG AACCAGACTGTCTGAAGTTGCCGCCTGATGTGACGCAGCAAGTGGTTCCAAAATTGTCATCCTCTACATCTCACTCGCTGACTCTGTTGCTTCCTATTTGGGAATCGATTGGCGTAGAGGAACATTGCGGTGGCACTTCCCAATCTTCTTCTCACTTTGTCATATATTATTACCAAACTTCATGCGAGGAAGATACACCTTCAGCATGTTATGTGCAGTCTCTAGAAAGCTGCAAGTACATG GAAACTTATGAAACTGCAGTGACCATTGAGAACTTGGAGCCATTCTCTTGTTACGGCATTTTCTTGGCTGCCAGTAACCACTATACTGTTATTTCAAACGAACCACCGATTTTTGGCAGTcctttgattttcaaaactgaTGAAGGAG CACCCAGCGAAGCTAAAGACGTGAGGCTCCAAATGCTTAGCCCTTGGTCAATCAGAGTGTCCTGGTCGCCACCATTGAACATACGGAGTCGTTCTATTAAGTATGATGTCCTGTGGAGCACTGATGGTACAGGATTTACGCCCAGACAGTTTGGGGAGCTGCCAGTAGACAGTTCTGAGCAGTATGGTTCCATATATTCCGCTATTTTAGACAAACTGCTGCCTAGTCAACTATATCAAATCAAG GTGAGAGCCTCTTCAAAAATGAATCATCATTTGAGGAGCGAAACACCGCCAACAGAAGTCAAGACTCTACCAGAGCCTGGAGACATACAACTGGTGAACGCAGACactgataatttaattgtcaGTTGGGATAGCGCACTACCCGAATCGGTGGCTGGCTACATGAAAATGAGATATTCGATGCAGTTTGCAAAACTTGGAGGGAACATGTGGCAAATCATCAACGAGTCATCGCCTGGCCAATTTGTAGCCAGAAATCTGGCGCCAAAATCAAGTTACCAATTTCGTCTCAAACTGTGGTACACTGAGAGCGGTCAGCCTGTAACCTGGCCTCAAGACAGCAGGTTTTCTTTTGAGACCTTAg tTGATCGCCCCAGTGCTCCAGGTCTACCTTACGTCACATTCTTGCCTGTTGGGAAGCACCAAGTCTTGTGGCAGCCTTCCAAGAGCAATGGTGCTGATATCGAGATGTATATTTTGGAGGGGAAAGAGGTGGAGCAGCAACGGAGTGCAAGTAAAACGAGTGCAACTGAAGGACAGTGGTCTCGCCTCTACAATGGAACTG AAAACCGCTGGCTTGGAGATCTTcagcaaaacacaaaatatgtCTTCAGAGTGCAAGCCTACAACGCATATGGCTGCAGCAACTGGAGTCAAGTGAGCAACCTCTTTGACACTGCTGAAAGCGCTAAGATGAGTGGAGGAAGTGCAAACCCAATCGGCATTTTGTCTTTTGGACTGCCACTCCTGATGGCATTGTGCCTCTGCACAATCTCCTTAATTGCAGTATTTATTTGTG TTTGTCCAAAACGAAAAAGCAAAAGAATGCCTAGTCCAATTGTGCCGATCAGTCGGCACAACCCAGATGTTGAGCTGGCGACCCTGCGCGAAACGCCGAGGGGCAGCAGTGGCCTTCCAGTCATGCAGCACACAAACGCTCTGTACATCTCATCCTACTCTCTCAGCGAGTCAGCAGGAGAGTCAACTGAAGACAATTTGCTTTCATCTGGGGACCTCGAAATTGCTGCACTGCAGCATATCAGAAG GGACCAAATCAAACTGACTTGCTTCCTGGGCAGCGGAGCTTTTGGCGAAGTTTATGAAGGCGAGGCCATAGAATTGCCTGGAGGACAAGAAAAGGTTGCAGTCAAG ACACTAAAGAAAGGCGCCACAGAGCACGAGAAAAGAGAGTTCCTGAAGGAAGCTCAGCTGATGAGCAACTTTCGCCACGAGCACATTCTGCAAATGCTGGGAGTGTGCTTGGACAAAGAGTCAAATTTCATTGTGATGGAACTAATGGAGGGTGGAGACTTGCTCAATTTCCTTCGCACAAGCAGACCTCTGACG AGGTCAGGCGAAATGACCATGATAGATTTAGTGTCAATGGCGGTCGACGTGGCGCGCGGATGCCGCTATCTTGAGGAGATGCGATACGTCCACCGCGACCTGGCGTGCCGAAACTGTCTGGTGTCGTTTGCCGGCGCCAACAGAGTCGTCAAGATTGGTGACTTTGGGCTTGCCAGGGATGTGTACAAAAACGACTACTACCGCAAAGAGAGCGAAGGCCTGCTGCCCGTGCGTTGGATGTCGCCAGAAAGTTTGCTGGACAGAGTCTTCACTACGCAAAGTGATGTCTGGGCCTTTGGGGTCATCATGTGGGAAATTCTCACCATGGGCCAGCAGCCATACCCTGCCAGAACAAACCAGGAGGTCTTTAATTATGTTACCGAGGGAGGCAGACTGAACAGACCCACCAATTGTCCAGATGAGAT GCACTCATTAATGGTGAGATGTTGGCATACAAGCCCTAAGTGCAGACCAACGTTTAAGAATTGTCTGGATATCCTAGAAGAGCTTAAAGTTAAGGTTGAAGAAAACCCAGCTCCCCTTGCAATGAGCGACACTTTTG GTGACCCCTCAGCTGTCGATGGTCGCTGCAACCTACAGCACCCTGCGGTGGTCTACCTCCCTCCCGAGTCAAAATCGTCTTCGGCGGCCAGCACCGACACAGGCAAGTACCTGCGCGTGGTATCGCCATCCCACTCGACCGAGTTTGACCCAACCAAAGACTCAGACGGCTATGTGACCCCGTGCATGCTGCCCTCGGGTCTGCAGTCGAAACTCAACCGATCTCTGGCAGCTGGGGAGCAGTCGCAAGAGGAGCGCTTG CTCGCTAACAAGTACTACTTGGTGTTGGAAGGCCACCTACAAACCTCCAGTTGA